One window from the genome of Candidatus Effluviviaceae Genus V sp. encodes:
- a CDS encoding MBL fold metallo-hydrolase — MKLGSVDVDVVDAGRFLFDGGGMFGVVPKVIWNELLPADDRNRLTLSLWLLLVRTPDETVLVDTGFGRRFSEIERRMYGPAPSPAVDEALGARGIAPADVDVVVLTHLHADHAGGATRRDGDRLVPMFPKARYLVHEREWVDAANPNAMSAAGYRAEDFLPLEKAGAVELVGDRHRVGRHIVMERTGGHTAGHMMVRVETDERDVVYPADLIPSRHHFKAPYVASVDLYPLEVVERKLEVLADAAEKGSILVLDHDPDGAVGRVVEVKKGRYVFEEIA; from the coding sequence ATGAAGCTCGGGTCCGTCGATGTGGATGTCGTCGACGCCGGCCGCTTCCTCTTCGACGGGGGCGGCATGTTCGGCGTCGTGCCGAAGGTCATCTGGAACGAGCTCCTTCCGGCCGACGACCGGAACAGGCTGACGCTGTCCCTGTGGCTTCTGCTGGTCCGGACGCCGGACGAAACGGTGCTCGTCGACACGGGGTTCGGCAGGCGGTTCTCCGAGATCGAGCGGAGGATGTACGGACCAGCGCCGTCGCCCGCCGTCGACGAGGCGCTCGGGGCCCGGGGCATCGCCCCGGCCGACGTGGACGTGGTTGTGCTGACCCACCTGCACGCAGACCATGCCGGAGGGGCGACGCGGAGGGACGGCGACCGTCTCGTTCCGATGTTCCCCAAGGCCCGCTATCTCGTGCACGAGCGCGAGTGGGTGGACGCGGCGAACCCGAACGCCATGAGCGCGGCAGGCTACCGGGCGGAGGATTTCCTGCCGCTCGAGAAGGCGGGTGCCGTCGAACTCGTGGGCGACCGTCACAGGGTCGGCAGGCACATCGTCATGGAGCGGACCGGTGGGCACACGGCCGGGCACATGATGGTCCGGGTCGAGACCGATGAGCGCGACGTCGTCTACCCGGCCGACCTCATCCCCAGCCGTCATCACTTCAAGGCCCCGTACGTCGCGAGCGTCGACCTCTATCCGCTGGAGGTCGTCGAGAGGAAGCTCGAGGTGCTGGCCGACGCCGCCGAGAAGGGCTCCATCCTGGTCCTGGACCACGATCCGGACGGCGCCGTCGGCCGGGTGGTGGAGGTGAAGAAGGGGCGCTACGTCTTCGAGGAGATCGCCTGA
- the buk gene encoding butyrate kinase: MTASTPNRILVLNPGSTSTKLALYEDGTCLFDESISHSRQELSQFRRIIDQLEYRSALVDKFLSDRAIDVSSLAAVVGRGGLMQSIVSGTYRINEQMLEDLRVGLQGEHASNLAAHMAHTIAERAGVPCFVVDPVVVDELSPPARLSGVPEIPRKSIVHALNVKATARVAASELGKPLADTNLIVCHMGGGTSVCALQGGRMVDVSNALSAGPFTPERAGAVPTLELVEMCFSGEHTKDEVRRKLVGKGGLVGYLGTNDALEVETRAVGGDAKAKRVYDAMVYQIAKEIGGMAAVLGGTVDAIVLTGGLARSDYVVDMLRGHVGFIGGFILVPGGDEMRALAEGALRVLRGEERALEYPHPVEDADELV, translated from the coding sequence ATGACCGCCAGCACGCCGAACCGCATCCTCGTCCTCAATCCCGGCTCGACGTCCACGAAGCTCGCGCTGTACGAGGACGGGACCTGTCTCTTCGACGAGTCGATCAGCCACTCGCGCCAGGAGCTGTCCCAGTTCAGGAGGATCATCGACCAGCTGGAGTACCGTTCGGCCCTGGTCGACAAGTTCCTCTCGGATCGGGCGATCGACGTCTCGTCGCTCGCGGCCGTCGTCGGCCGCGGCGGGCTCATGCAGTCGATAGTCTCGGGGACCTACCGGATCAACGAGCAGATGCTCGAGGACCTTCGGGTCGGTCTCCAGGGAGAGCACGCCTCGAACCTGGCCGCTCACATGGCGCACACCATCGCAGAACGGGCGGGAGTTCCCTGCTTCGTCGTCGACCCTGTCGTCGTCGACGAGCTCAGTCCGCCGGCGCGCCTCTCCGGCGTCCCCGAGATCCCGCGGAAGAGTATCGTCCACGCGCTGAACGTCAAGGCCACCGCCCGCGTCGCTGCGTCCGAACTCGGAAAGCCGCTGGCGGACACGAACCTCATCGTCTGCCACATGGGCGGCGGGACGAGTGTCTGTGCGCTTCAGGGCGGACGGATGGTCGACGTCTCGAACGCGCTCTCGGCCGGACCGTTCACGCCCGAGCGGGCGGGCGCGGTCCCCACGCTCGAGCTCGTCGAGATGTGCTTCTCGGGCGAGCATACGAAGGACGAGGTCAGAAGGAAACTGGTCGGCAAGGGCGGGCTCGTCGGCTATCTGGGGACGAACGACGCACTCGAGGTGGAGACCCGCGCCGTCGGCGGCGACGCGAAGGCGAAGCGCGTCTACGACGCGATGGTCTACCAGATCGCCAAGGAGATCGGCGGGATGGCGGCGGTCCTCGGAGGAACGGTCGACGCGATCGTGCTGACCGGGGGACTCGCGCGCTCTGACTACGTTGTCGACATGCTTCGCGGGCACGTCGGGTTCATCGGCGGGTTCATCCTGGTACCCGGCGGCGACGAGATGCGGGCGCTCGCCGAGGGCGCCCTGCGCGTGCTGCGCGGCGAGGAGAGGGCCCTCGAGTATCCCCACCCCGTCGAGGACGCAGACGAACTTGTCTAG